From Planctomycetia bacterium, a single genomic window includes:
- the pyrF gene encoding orotidine-5'-phosphate decarboxylase has protein sequence MTTFSDQLAAAIRSRGNPVMVGLDPRAEQLPPDLLANSLLRSPERVAAAYREFCRGIIDVVAPLVPVVKPQAAFFEQLGPHGMTALADVIAYARESGLLVVLDGKRNDIGDTAIAYAEAYLGPQSVWKSDALTVSPYLGADSLEPFLKVIDQRGGGVFVLVKTSNPGGGMLQDVTADGSTIYRRVAEYVEQAASARLGKCGYGSVGAVVGATYPEQLVELRNAMPHAWLLVPGFGTQGGTARDVVAAFDSQGLGAVINNSRGIIFAHARREYSSRFGPGRWLEAVEAATLDMIAQLKAELPSISPDAA, from the coding sequence GTGACGACCTTCTCCGATCAACTCGCCGCAGCGATTCGTAGTCGCGGCAATCCGGTCATGGTGGGGCTCGACCCGCGTGCTGAGCAATTGCCGCCGGACTTGCTGGCGAATTCGCTACTGCGAAGTCCGGAGCGGGTGGCTGCCGCGTATCGGGAGTTCTGCCGGGGGATAATCGACGTCGTCGCGCCGTTGGTGCCGGTGGTGAAGCCACAGGCGGCGTTCTTCGAGCAGCTTGGGCCGCATGGCATGACGGCGCTGGCGGATGTGATCGCCTATGCCCGTGAGTCAGGCCTGCTGGTCGTGCTGGATGGCAAGCGGAACGATATCGGCGACACGGCGATCGCCTATGCCGAGGCTTATCTTGGCCCGCAGAGCGTCTGGAAGAGCGACGCGTTGACGGTCAGTCCGTACCTGGGCGCTGATAGCCTGGAGCCGTTCTTGAAGGTGATCGATCAGCGCGGCGGCGGCGTGTTCGTGTTGGTGAAAACGTCGAACCCCGGCGGCGGGATGCTGCAAGATGTCACCGCCGACGGCAGCACGATCTACCGGCGCGTCGCCGAGTACGTGGAGCAAGCGGCATCCGCGCGACTGGGAAAATGTGGCTATGGTTCCGTGGGGGCGGTGGTCGGGGCGACCTATCCGGAACAACTCGTTGAATTGCGCAATGCCATGCCGCATGCCTGGCTCCTGGTGCCCGGCTTTGGCACGCAAGGCGGTACGGCGCGCGACGTCGTCGCCGCCTTCGATAGCCAAGGGCTCGGCGCCGTCATCAACAATTCCCGGGGCATCATCTTCGCTCACGCCCGACGGGAGTATTCATCGCGATTCGGCCCGGGGCGCTGGCTGGAAGCGGTGGAGGCCGCGACGTTGGACATGAT
- a CDS encoding cytochrome c3 family protein has protein sequence MTQLALPGNVLGAFDGQTISSNGLDYRVYREGDAFWAEMPNPDEMEAIVQRGKRGKLEDIPRVKRRVLMTTGSHHYQTYWVESTLPFRERLMQTLPLIYLKEDKRWIPREAAFMVPPEDNIRFMTQWNHHCITCHSTGGIPGLNQQTGQLESRVGELGISCEACHGPGDAHVRHQEGLAAAAALPPTVSAPDTTIVNPLRLDHVRASEICGQCHGVFIPRSADDGLDYALHGIQYRPGGDLHKTRLYIQHPREGSSAEEWAGYYRNESFFRERWWEDGTILAGGREFTAMRESGCYQRGEMSCLSCHSMHDAPPADQLKQDLLGSAACTQCHDQPKYTTEVAQHTFHQANSEGSNCLNCHMPYKAYGLLSGIRAHEMAPPDIAASAKLGVPNACNLCHLDKSLDWTQQQMHAWYNQPELPLDEEQKSTAAAAMWLLKGDAPRRIITAWHLGWQPAQQASGVDWMAPFAARLLDDPYGVDRYVAAHSLRKLPGYADFHYDFLAAQPDQATAVKQAMEIWNRQARPPAPNRNAVLLDASGKLDEARFNALYSKRDNRPSAIKE, from the coding sequence ATGACCCAGCTCGCACTGCCGGGAAATGTGCTGGGCGCGTTTGACGGCCAGACGATTTCATCGAACGGACTGGACTATCGCGTCTATCGCGAAGGGGACGCCTTTTGGGCCGAAATGCCGAATCCCGACGAGATGGAAGCGATCGTCCAACGCGGCAAGCGCGGCAAGCTGGAAGATATTCCGCGGGTGAAACGCCGCGTGCTGATGACGACGGGATCGCATCATTATCAGACCTATTGGGTAGAAAGCACGTTGCCGTTTCGTGAGCGATTGATGCAGACTCTGCCGCTGATTTACCTGAAGGAAGACAAGCGTTGGATTCCTCGCGAAGCTGCCTTCATGGTGCCCCCCGAGGACAACATTCGCTTTATGACGCAGTGGAATCACCACTGCATCACCTGTCATAGCACCGGAGGCATTCCCGGTTTGAATCAGCAGACTGGGCAATTGGAAAGCCGCGTCGGCGAGTTGGGCATCTCGTGCGAAGCGTGCCACGGTCCCGGAGATGCCCACGTCCGCCATCAAGAAGGCCTGGCCGCGGCCGCCGCATTGCCGCCGACGGTGTCGGCGCCGGACACGACGATCGTGAATCCGCTCCGGCTCGATCATGTCCGTGCCAGCGAGATCTGCGGGCAATGCCACGGCGTGTTCATTCCCCGCAGCGCCGATGACGGCCTGGACTACGCGCTGCACGGCATTCAATACCGCCCTGGCGGCGACCTGCACAAAACGCGGCTCTACATCCAACACCCGCGCGAAGGCAGCAGCGCCGAGGAATGGGCCGGCTATTATCGCAACGAATCGTTCTTCCGCGAACGCTGGTGGGAAGACGGCACGATCCTGGCCGGCGGACGCGAATTTACGGCGATGAGGGAGTCCGGCTGTTACCAGCGCGGCGAAATGTCCTGCCTGTCATGCCACTCGATGCATGATGCGCCGCCAGCCGATCAACTCAAGCAGGATTTGCTCGGCAGCGCCGCCTGCACGCAATGCCACGACCAACCGAAGTACACGACGGAAGTGGCGCAACATACGTTTCATCAGGCCAACTCTGAGGGCAGCAACTGCCTGAACTGCCACATGCCGTACAAGGCGTACGGGCTGCTCAGCGGCATTCGCGCCCATGAGATGGCGCCGCCGGACATCGCCGCCAGCGCCAAGCTTGGCGTCCCAAACGCTTGCAATCTCTGCCATCTGGATAAGTCGCTCGATTGGACGCAGCAGCAGATGCACGCCTGGTACAACCAGCCGGAATTGCCGCTCGACGAAGAGCAGAAGTCGACCGCTGCAGCCGCGATGTGGCTCCTGAAAGGCGACGCTCCGCGCCGCATCATCACCGCCTGGCATCTCGGCTGGCAGCCGGCCCAACAGGCGTCTGGTGTCGATTGGATGGCGCCTTTCGCGGCCCGCTTGCTCGACGATCCTTATGGCGTCGATCGCTACGTAGCGGCCCACAGCCTTCGCAAATTGCCGGGCTACGCCGACTTCCATTACGACTTTCTCGCGGCTCAACCAGATCAAGCAACGGCAGTCAAACAGGCGATGGAAATCTGGAATCGCCAAGCCCGTCCGCCGGCGCCGAATCGAAATGCCGTACTGCTTGACGCCTCGGGCAAGCTCGACGAAGCGCGGTTCAACGCGCTCTATTCGAAGCGCGACAATCGCCCCTCGGCGATCAAAGAATGA